The Streptomyces sp. Mut1 genome window below encodes:
- a CDS encoding M4 family metallopeptidase, which produces MQPQIQQGFHPVFCTIVPPHLLDKLSQSEDPVLADPARRTLQSDAARRTRRQMTTVARPTAAPEPDDDGSTTPDRTLYDCRHGTDLPGTKVRAEGEDPTSDASVNRAYAGLGATFELLLSAYGRRSIDGHGLPLIGSVHYDEKYNNAFFDGEQMVFGDGDGEIFLDFTVAIDVIAHELAHGLTQYTANLSYYGQSGALNESVSDVFGSLVKQYSLGQTAEQADWLIGEGLLAPRVQGVALRSMKAPGTAYDDDVLGKDPQPASMDDYIRTGDDNGGVHLNSGIPNRAFYLLATALGGSSWERAGQLWFDVLTGGELAVDADFADFARLTVAAARDRFGDGDEVEAVLKAWSEVGVPTS; this is translated from the coding sequence ATGCAGCCTCAAATCCAGCAGGGGTTTCACCCCGTCTTCTGCACCATTGTTCCGCCCCACCTCCTCGACAAGCTCTCCCAGTCCGAGGACCCCGTCCTCGCGGACCCGGCCCGCCGCACCTTGCAGTCCGACGCCGCCCGGCGCACCCGGCGGCAGATGACCACCGTCGCCAGGCCAACCGCCGCACCCGAGCCGGACGACGACGGGTCAACCACACCCGACCGCACGCTCTACGACTGCCGCCACGGCACGGATCTGCCGGGTACCAAGGTCCGCGCCGAGGGCGAGGACCCCACGTCCGACGCCAGCGTCAACCGCGCGTACGCGGGCCTCGGCGCCACCTTCGAACTGCTGCTCAGCGCCTACGGCCGCCGCTCGATCGACGGCCACGGCCTGCCGCTCATCGGCTCCGTCCACTACGACGAGAAGTACAACAACGCCTTCTTCGACGGCGAGCAGATGGTCTTCGGTGACGGGGACGGCGAGATCTTCCTCGACTTCACCGTCGCCATCGACGTGATCGCCCACGAACTGGCGCACGGCCTCACGCAGTACACGGCCAACCTCAGCTACTACGGCCAGTCCGGCGCGCTCAACGAATCGGTCTCGGACGTCTTCGGCTCCCTCGTCAAGCAGTACTCGCTGGGGCAGACCGCCGAGCAGGCGGACTGGCTGATCGGCGAGGGGCTGCTGGCGCCCCGGGTCCAGGGCGTGGCGCTGCGCTCGATGAAGGCGCCCGGCACCGCCTACGACGACGACGTGCTCGGCAAGGACCCGCAGCCGGCCTCCATGGACGACTACATCCGCACCGGCGACGACAACGGCGGGGTGCACCTCAACTCCGGCATTCCCAACCGCGCCTTCTACCTCCTGGCGACCGCGCTCGGCGGCAGTTCCTGGGAGCGGGCGGGCCAGCTCTGGTTCGATGTGCTCACAGGTGGTGAACTGGCGGTGGACGCGGACTTCGCGGACTTCGCCCGCCTGACCGTGGCGGCGGCCCGTGACCGCTTCGGGGACGGCGACGAGGTCGAGGCGGTCCTCAAGGCCTGGTCGGAGGTGGGCGTTCCGACCAGTTAG
- the leuA gene encoding 2-isopropylmalate synthase produces the protein MTAVNPAQTPASDAVGRPTPVTNATGLQKPSGMPVHKYGRYEAVDIPDRTWPEKRITKAPRWLSTDLRDGNQALIDPMSPARKREMFDLLVRMGYKEIEVGFPSSGETDFAFVRSIIEEGAIPEDVTISVLTQAREELIERTVESLVGAHRATVHLYNATAPTFRRVVFRGSRDEVKQIAVDGTRLVREYAEKILGDETIFGYQYSPEIFTDTELDFALEVCEAVCDVWQPEEGREIILNLPATVERSTPSTHADRFEWMSRNLSRREFVCLSVHPHNDRGTAVAAAELALMAGADRVEGCLFGQGERTGNVDLVTLGMNLFSQGVDPQIDFSQIDEIRRTSEYCNQMEVHPRHPYAGDLVYTAFSGSHQDAIKKGFDAMEADAAARGKTVDDIEWAVPYLPIDPKDVGRSYEAVIRVNSQSGKGGIAYVLKNDHKLDLPRRMQIEFSRIIQAKTDAEGGEVTPTQIWSVFQDEYLPNPDNAWGRVQIRSGQSTTGSDGRDTITVEATVDGADTVLTGTGNGPISAFFEALQAIGIDARLLDYTEHTMSEGASAQAASYIECVIDGKVLWGIGIDANTTRASLKAVVSAVNRATR, from the coding sequence ATGACCGCAGTGAATCCCGCGCAGACCCCCGCCTCGGACGCCGTCGGCCGTCCCACGCCCGTCACCAACGCCACGGGCCTCCAGAAGCCGTCCGGGATGCCGGTCCACAAGTACGGCCGCTACGAGGCCGTGGACATCCCGGACCGCACCTGGCCCGAGAAGCGGATCACCAAGGCGCCGCGCTGGCTCTCCACCGACCTGCGCGACGGCAACCAGGCGCTGATCGACCCGATGTCGCCGGCCCGCAAGCGCGAGATGTTCGACCTGCTCGTACGCATGGGCTACAAGGAGATCGAGGTCGGCTTCCCGTCCTCGGGCGAGACCGACTTCGCCTTCGTCCGCTCCATCATCGAAGAGGGTGCGATCCCCGAGGACGTGACGATCTCCGTCCTGACGCAGGCCCGCGAGGAACTGATCGAGCGGACCGTCGAATCGCTGGTCGGGGCCCACCGCGCCACCGTCCACCTGTACAACGCGACCGCCCCCACCTTCCGCCGCGTGGTCTTCCGCGGCAGCCGGGACGAGGTCAAGCAGATCGCCGTGGACGGCACCCGGCTGGTCAGGGAGTACGCCGAGAAGATCCTGGGCGACGAGACGATCTTCGGCTACCAGTACAGCCCCGAGATCTTCACCGACACCGAGCTGGACTTCGCCCTGGAGGTCTGCGAGGCGGTCTGTGACGTCTGGCAGCCCGAGGAGGGCCGCGAGATCATCCTCAACCTGCCCGCCACCGTGGAGCGTTCGACGCCTTCCACGCACGCGGACCGGTTCGAGTGGATGTCGCGCAACCTGTCGCGCCGCGAGTTCGTCTGCCTGTCCGTCCACCCGCACAACGACCGCGGGACCGCCGTTGCCGCCGCCGAACTGGCCCTGATGGCCGGGGCGGACCGGGTCGAGGGCTGCCTGTTCGGCCAGGGCGAGCGCACCGGCAACGTCGACCTGGTGACGCTGGGCATGAACCTGTTCTCGCAGGGCGTCGACCCGCAGATCGACTTCTCGCAGATCGACGAGATCCGCCGCACCAGCGAGTACTGCAACCAGATGGAGGTCCACCCGCGCCACCCCTACGCGGGCGACCTGGTCTACACCGCCTTCTCCGGCTCCCACCAGGACGCCATCAAGAAGGGCTTCGACGCCATGGAGGCCGACGCGGCTGCCCGGGGCAAGACGGTGGACGACATCGAGTGGGCGGTCCCGTACCTGCCGATCGACCCCAAGGACGTCGGCCGCTCCTACGAGGCGGTCATCCGGGTCAACTCGCAGTCCGGCAAGGGCGGTATCGCCTACGTCCTGAAGAACGACCACAAGCTGGACCTGCCGCGCCGGATGCAGATCGAGTTCTCCCGGATCATTCAGGCCAAGACAGACGCCGAGGGCGGCGAGGTCACGCCGACGCAGATCTGGAGCGTGTTCCAGGACGAGTACCTGCCCAACCCGGACAACGCGTGGGGCCGGGTGCAGATCCGCTCCGGCCAGAGCACGACCGGTTCCGACGGCCGCGACACGATCACCGTCGAGGCGACCGTCGACGGCGCGGACACCGTGCTGACCGGCACCGGCAACGGCCCGATCTCCGCGTTCTTCGAAGCGCTGCAGGCCATCGGCATCGACGCCCGGCTGCTGGACTACACCGAGCACACCATGAGCGAGGGCGCGAGCGCGCAGGCCGCCTCGTACATCGAGTGCGTCATCGACGGAAAGGTTCTGTGGGGCATCGGCATCGACGCCAACACCACCCGTGCCTCCCTGAAGGCGGTCGTCTCGGCGGTCAACCGCGCCACCCGCTGA
- a CDS encoding TerB family tellurite resistance protein, whose product MKLRICGTRTLWDAVGDGEFFCPGCGGDRNYRRLTGRRRFTVLGVPLLRRGTAGPVVECAACHQHFDPEALDHPTTTRFSAMLRDAVHTVTLGVLAAGGSTSRTVLETAVETVRGAGFDDCTAEQLATVVEVLSADIGHGSAFDPAAEACGAALAIELHEALEPLAPHLAPAGRESILLQGARIALADGAYSPAEREVLTTVGGALRLRAEDTARLLAAAARTPS is encoded by the coding sequence ATGAAGCTGCGTATCTGCGGCACCCGCACGCTGTGGGACGCCGTGGGCGACGGGGAGTTCTTCTGCCCCGGCTGCGGAGGCGACCGCAACTACCGCCGTCTCACCGGGCGTCGCCGCTTCACCGTGCTCGGCGTGCCGCTGCTGCGGCGCGGCACCGCGGGCCCGGTCGTCGAATGCGCCGCCTGCCACCAGCACTTCGACCCGGAGGCGCTCGACCACCCCACCACCACCCGGTTCTCCGCGATGCTCAGGGACGCCGTGCACACCGTGACCCTCGGCGTCCTCGCGGCCGGCGGCAGCACCTCCCGTACCGTCCTGGAGACCGCCGTCGAGACGGTGCGCGGCGCCGGATTCGACGACTGCACGGCGGAACAGCTCGCCACCGTCGTGGAGGTCCTGTCCGCCGACATCGGCCACGGTTCCGCGTTCGACCCCGCGGCCGAGGCCTGCGGCGCGGCCCTCGCCATCGAACTCCACGAGGCGCTGGAACCGCTCGCCCCGCACCTCGCCCCCGCCGGACGCGAATCGATTCTGCTCCAGGGCGCGCGGATCGCCCTCGCCGACGGGGCGTACAGCCCGGCCGAGCGCGAGGTGCTGACCACGGTCGGCGGGGCGCTGCGGCTCCGCGCCGAGGACACCGCCCGCCTCCTCGCCGCGGCGGCGCGTACGCCCTCCTGA
- a CDS encoding response regulator, with protein sequence MIRVLLADDQTLVRAAFAMLVGSDPEMEVVGEAATGLEAVALARSARADLVVMDIRMPELDGIGATRLIAADEDLAGVKVLVLTTYDTDDHIVEALRAGASGFLVKDTRPADLLAAIRTVAAGESLLSPGPTARLIARVLSAPRAPAGPGPGALGMLSERERQVLALVARGLNNTGIAESLGLSPLTAKTHVSRIMGKLRARDRAQLVIAAYESGLVVPVGGGAGGS encoded by the coding sequence ATGATCCGGGTACTGCTCGCGGACGACCAGACGCTCGTGCGGGCGGCGTTCGCCATGCTCGTCGGCTCCGACCCGGAGATGGAGGTGGTCGGGGAGGCCGCCACCGGCCTGGAGGCGGTCGCGCTCGCCCGCTCGGCGCGCGCCGACCTCGTCGTCATGGACATCCGGATGCCCGAACTCGACGGCATCGGGGCGACCCGGCTCATCGCCGCCGACGAGGACCTGGCCGGGGTGAAGGTGCTGGTCCTGACCACCTACGACACCGACGACCACATCGTCGAAGCGCTGCGCGCCGGCGCCTCCGGCTTCCTGGTCAAGGACACCCGGCCCGCCGACCTGCTCGCCGCGATCAGGACGGTGGCCGCGGGCGAGTCGCTGCTCTCGCCCGGCCCGACCGCCCGCCTCATCGCCCGGGTGCTCAGCGCCCCACGGGCCCCCGCCGGTCCGGGGCCCGGCGCCCTCGGCATGCTCTCCGAGCGCGAACGCCAGGTCCTCGCCCTGGTCGCGCGCGGCCTCAACAACACTGGGATCGCGGAGAGCCTCGGCCTCAGCCCGCTCACCGCCAAGACCCACGTCAGCCGGATCATGGGCAAGCTGCGCGCCCGGGACCGGGCCCAGCTGGTGATCGCCGCCTATGAATCGGGGCTGGTCGTGCCCGTGGGCGGCGGCGCCGGCGGAAGCTGA
- a CDS encoding MMPL family transporter has product MRSAAQDSGGRTRTVSRWRLLPWAVVALWAAAMALAGPSAGRLGDVQVNRAVDYLPASADSTQVASIQDALPGGESTDLVLVYHRDSGLTAADRALADRQTAEVAAGHTLGAPPRAVPSKDGTTLMYPVSTTEPGQDDEARTALVDDVRETVRGGDGLSVAVGGPGALTVDAQKVYGSLGGPLLYTTVAVVAVLLILIYRSPLLWLVPLGVAGVADALSMGVVHALNRAFDVTVTGQSSAVMTILVFGAGTDYALLLVSRYREELTRAERPHEAMAAALRGCGPAVLASSGTVAAGLLCLLAADLSSSRGMGPIAAVGVLCALLAMLTLLPAVLVLLGRRVFWPLVPVYGSEPRRRSLFAAMGGSAGRRPVAVLVTGGVLLGALSLGVLNLPGDLKQEDSFTTKPDSVAAMATLADAYPGRSSQPIAVTTRTERAAETLAQVRATEGVAAAERGRSGGGWTELSVTAAAAPESAGEKATVLALRERLPGSHVGGPGAQQMDLETAGTRDLRVVVPLVLLSVLLILIALLRSLVAPLLLVAAVVAVWGASLGIGGLLFEPLLGLKGTDPGLPLLSFVFLVALGVDYGIFLMHRVREEARRGAEPTEAALTALRTTGGVIASAGLVLAATFAVLTNMPLAGLVEMGFVIAVGVLLDTFLVRTYLVTSASVALQRRIWWPGALSRTPEAPAPRAPEPVEAP; this is encoded by the coding sequence ATGAGGTCCGCAGCACAGGACAGTGGCGGACGGACGCGAACGGTGAGCCGGTGGCGGCTGCTGCCCTGGGCGGTCGTCGCGCTCTGGGCCGCCGCGATGGCCCTCGCGGGACCGTCGGCGGGCAGACTCGGGGACGTACAGGTCAACCGGGCCGTCGACTACCTCCCCGCGAGCGCCGACTCCACCCAGGTCGCCAGTATCCAGGACGCCCTGCCCGGCGGCGAGTCCACCGACCTCGTCCTCGTCTACCACCGCGACAGCGGGCTCACCGCCGCCGACCGCGCCCTCGCGGACCGGCAGACCGCCGAGGTGGCCGCCGGACACACCCTCGGCGCACCCCCGCGCGCCGTCCCGTCGAAGGACGGCACCACGCTGATGTACCCGGTCTCCACGACCGAGCCCGGACAGGACGACGAGGCCCGCACCGCGCTGGTCGACGACGTGCGCGAGACCGTCCGGGGCGGTGACGGGCTGTCCGTCGCGGTCGGCGGGCCCGGGGCGCTGACCGTGGACGCCCAGAAGGTCTACGGCTCGCTCGGCGGACCGCTGCTCTACACGACCGTCGCGGTCGTCGCGGTCCTGCTGATCCTCATCTACCGCAGCCCGCTGCTGTGGCTGGTGCCGCTCGGCGTCGCCGGTGTCGCCGACGCCCTGTCGATGGGAGTCGTCCACGCCCTCAACCGGGCCTTCGACGTCACCGTCACCGGCCAGAGCTCCGCCGTGATGACCATCCTCGTCTTCGGCGCGGGCACCGACTACGCCCTGCTGCTCGTCTCCCGCTACCGCGAGGAACTGACCCGCGCCGAACGCCCCCACGAGGCGATGGCGGCGGCGCTGCGCGGCTGCGGGCCCGCGGTCCTCGCCTCCTCAGGGACCGTCGCGGCGGGCCTGCTGTGCCTGCTGGCCGCCGATCTGAGCAGCAGCCGGGGAATGGGCCCCATCGCCGCCGTCGGCGTGCTGTGCGCGCTCCTGGCGATGCTGACGCTGCTGCCGGCCGTCCTGGTCCTGCTGGGCCGCCGGGTGTTCTGGCCGCTCGTGCCCGTGTACGGCTCCGAGCCGCGCCGCCGCTCGCTGTTCGCCGCCATGGGCGGCTCCGCCGGGCGCCGGCCCGTCGCCGTCCTCGTCACCGGCGGGGTCCTGCTGGGCGCGCTGTCGCTCGGGGTCCTCAACCTGCCCGGCGACCTCAAACAGGAGGACTCCTTCACCACGAAGCCGGACTCGGTCGCGGCCATGGCGACCCTCGCCGACGCCTACCCCGGCCGCTCCAGCCAGCCGATCGCCGTGACCACGCGCACCGAACGGGCCGCCGAGACGCTCGCGCAGGTCCGGGCCACCGAGGGCGTCGCCGCCGCCGAGCGGGGCCGCAGCGGCGGCGGCTGGACCGAGCTGTCCGTCACCGCCGCTGCCGCCCCCGAGTCCGCCGGCGAGAAGGCCACCGTCCTGGCCCTGCGCGAACGGCTGCCCGGCAGCCACGTAGGCGGGCCGGGCGCCCAGCAGATGGACCTGGAGACGGCAGGCACCCGGGACCTGAGGGTCGTCGTCCCGCTCGTCCTGCTCTCCGTCCTGCTCATCCTGATCGCCCTGCTGCGCAGCCTCGTCGCACCCCTGCTGCTCGTCGCCGCCGTCGTCGCGGTCTGGGGCGCCTCCCTCGGCATCGGCGGACTCCTCTTCGAACCGCTCCTCGGGCTCAAGGGCACCGACCCCGGACTGCCCCTGCTCTCCTTCGTCTTCCTGGTCGCCCTCGGCGTCGACTACGGCATCTTCCTGATGCACCGGGTCCGCGAAGAGGCCCGGCGCGGCGCCGAGCCCACCGAGGCCGCGCTCACCGCCCTGCGCACCACCGGCGGGGTCATCGCGTCGGCCGGGCTCGTCCTCGCCGCCACCTTCGCCGTCCTGACGAACATGCCGCTGGCCGGCCTCGTCGAAATGGGCTTCGTGATCGCCGTCGGCGTCCTCCTGGACACCTTCCTCGTCCGCACCTACCTGGTGACATCGGCGAGCGTGGCCCTGCAACGGAGGATCTGGTGGCCGGGCGCGCTCAGCCGCACCCCCGAAGCGCCCGCGCCCCGCGCACCGGAACCCGTCGAAGCCCCCTGA
- the era gene encoding GTPase Era, which produces MGAMSARPNPEAAARQAENTDPHRAGFACFVGRPNAGKSTLTNALVGRKVAITSNRPQTTRHTVRGIVHRPDAQLILVDTPGLHKPRTLLGERLNDIVRTTWAEVDVIGFCLPADQKLGPGDKYIVKELAGIKKTPKIAIITKTDLVESKQLAEQLLAVSRLGEELGFEWAEIIPVSAVKDRQVELLADLIAPLLPEGPPLYPEGDLTDEPEMVMVAELIREAALEGVRDELPHSIAVVVEEMLPREDRPADKPLLDIHANVYIERPSQKGIIIGPKGKRLKDVGTKSRKHIEALLGTPVFLDLHVKVAKDWQRDPKQLRKLGF; this is translated from the coding sequence ATGGGCGCCATGAGCGCTCGACCGAACCCTGAAGCCGCTGCGCGGCAGGCTGAGAACACCGACCCCCACCGGGCCGGTTTCGCCTGCTTCGTGGGACGTCCCAACGCGGGCAAGTCCACCCTGACGAACGCTCTGGTCGGCCGGAAGGTGGCCATCACGTCCAACCGGCCGCAGACGACCCGGCACACCGTGCGCGGGATCGTGCACCGGCCGGACGCCCAGCTGATCCTGGTCGACACCCCCGGCCTCCACAAGCCGCGCACCCTGCTGGGCGAGCGGCTCAACGACATCGTGCGCACCACCTGGGCCGAGGTCGACGTCATCGGCTTCTGCCTGCCCGCCGACCAGAAGCTCGGCCCCGGCGACAAGTACATCGTCAAGGAACTCGCGGGCATCAAGAAGACCCCCAAGATCGCGATCATCACCAAGACCGACCTGGTCGAATCCAAGCAGCTCGCCGAACAACTGCTGGCCGTCTCCCGGCTCGGCGAGGAGCTCGGCTTCGAGTGGGCGGAGATCATCCCGGTCTCGGCCGTCAAGGACCGCCAGGTCGAACTGCTGGCCGACCTGATCGCCCCCCTCCTGCCCGAGGGCCCGCCGCTCTACCCCGAGGGCGACCTAACCGACGAGCCCGAGATGGTCATGGTCGCGGAGCTGATCCGCGAGGCCGCGCTCGAAGGCGTACGCGACGAGCTGCCGCACTCCATCGCGGTCGTCGTCGAGGAGATGCTGCCGCGCGAGGACCGGCCGGCGGACAAGCCGCTGCTGGACATCCACGCCAACGTCTACATCGAGCGCCCCAGCCAGAAGGGCATCATCATCGGCCCCAAGGGCAAGCGGCTGAAGGACGTCGGCACCAAGTCCCGCAAGCACATCGAGGCCCTCCTCGGCACACCCGTCTTCCTCGACCTGCACGTGAAGGTCGCCAAGGACTGGCAGCGCGACCCGAAGCAGTTGCGGAAGCTGGGGTTCTGA
- a CDS encoding sensor histidine kinase → MRAPHRERNDALIAAGAGALSAGLALSAGGAHTLGAAGWALLLGSAVPLAWRRHSPVLVLLAMVPLLALYHGGDNLHSAPMPQTWIALYTVAVTGRPLRTLLVGIGVTSVMVTVVLVLSAHDGLELLRISGWIVAVLFCGVDVRIYRQYVASVLERAERAERTREEEAGRRVAEERLRIARDLHDLLAHSITLIGVQTSVASHILTVDPDRLDRQAVAASLDDIAETCREARAELRTTLQVLRGTGQEGGDGTDPEGPLPDLAALPGLVRAAEAAGAHVGLQVRTPAGRLAPAIGAAAYRIIQESLTNAVRHAGAGARIRVVVEPAAGALRVTVTDDGTGPVDDGSAPGFGILGMRERARSTGGTLTAGPRPGGGFEVAALLPFPPPPEGNQARHLPAHTHEHAPEREAETTS, encoded by the coding sequence ATGCGGGCGCCGCACCGCGAGCGCAACGACGCCCTGATCGCCGCGGGTGCCGGAGCGCTCTCCGCGGGTCTCGCGCTGTCCGCCGGCGGCGCCCACACGCTCGGGGCGGCGGGGTGGGCCCTGCTGCTGGGCAGCGCCGTTCCGCTTGCCTGGCGGCGGCACAGCCCCGTGCTGGTCCTGCTCGCCATGGTGCCGCTGCTGGCGCTCTACCATGGCGGCGACAACCTCCACTCGGCCCCGATGCCGCAGACCTGGATCGCGCTCTACACGGTGGCCGTGACCGGCCGCCCGCTGCGCACCCTGCTCGTCGGCATCGGCGTCACCTCCGTGATGGTGACGGTGGTGCTCGTGCTCAGTGCGCACGACGGGCTCGAACTGCTGCGGATCTCCGGGTGGATCGTCGCGGTGCTGTTCTGCGGGGTGGACGTGCGCATCTACCGCCAGTACGTCGCCTCGGTGCTGGAACGTGCCGAACGCGCCGAACGGACCCGGGAGGAGGAGGCCGGGCGGCGGGTCGCCGAGGAGCGGCTGCGGATCGCCCGCGATCTGCACGACCTCCTCGCGCACAGCATCACCCTCATCGGAGTGCAGACCTCGGTCGCCTCGCACATCCTGACCGTCGACCCGGACCGGCTGGACCGGCAGGCGGTGGCCGCGTCGCTGGACGACATAGCCGAGACCTGCCGGGAGGCCAGGGCGGAGCTCCGGACCACCCTCCAGGTGCTGCGCGGCACCGGGCAGGAGGGCGGGGACGGTACGGACCCGGAGGGCCCCCTACCCGACCTGGCCGCCCTGCCCGGCCTCGTACGGGCCGCCGAGGCGGCCGGGGCGCACGTCGGCCTCCAGGTCCGCACCCCGGCCGGCCGCCTCGCCCCGGCGATCGGAGCCGCCGCCTACCGGATCATCCAGGAGTCCCTGACGAACGCGGTACGGCACGCGGGCGCCGGGGCCCGTATCCGCGTCGTCGTGGAGCCCGCCGCCGGGGCGCTGCGGGTCACCGTCACCGACGACGGCACCGGTCCGGTGGACGACGGCTCCGCACCGGGGTTCGGGATCCTCGGAATGCGGGAACGCGCCCGCAGCACCGGGGGCACCCTGACCGCGGGACCCCGCCCCGGCGGCGGCTTCGAGGTCGCGGCCCTGCTGCCGTTCCCGCCCCCGCCCGAGGGAAACCAGGCACGACACCTCCCCGCGCACACACATGAACACGCACCGGAACGGGAAGCGGAGACCACCTCATGA
- the recO gene encoding DNA repair protein RecO — protein MSLFRDDGVVLRTQKLGEADRIITILTRGHGRVRAVARGVRRTKSKFGARLEPFSHVDVQFFARGSELVGRGLPLCTQSETIAPYGGGIVTDYGRYTAGTAMLETAERFTDHEGEPAVQQYLLLVGGLRTLARGEHQPHLILDAFLLRSLAVNGYAPSFVDCARCGLPGPNRFFSVAAGGVVCGDCRVPGSVVPSAEAVALLSALLTGDWETADACEARHAREGSGLVSAYLHWHLERGLRSLRYVEK, from the coding sequence ATGAGCTTGTTCCGGGACGACGGCGTGGTGCTGCGCACGCAGAAGCTGGGCGAGGCCGACCGGATCATCACGATACTGACCCGGGGCCACGGCCGGGTGCGGGCCGTCGCGCGCGGTGTGCGCCGCACCAAGTCCAAGTTCGGGGCCCGGCTGGAGCCGTTCTCCCATGTGGACGTGCAGTTCTTCGCGCGCGGCAGCGAACTGGTCGGGCGCGGGCTGCCGCTCTGCACCCAGAGCGAGACGATCGCCCCGTACGGCGGCGGGATCGTCACCGACTACGGGCGCTACACCGCGGGCACCGCGATGCTGGAGACCGCCGAGCGCTTCACCGACCACGAGGGCGAACCCGCGGTCCAGCAGTACCTGCTGCTGGTGGGCGGGCTGCGCACCCTGGCCCGGGGCGAGCACCAGCCGCATCTGATCCTGGACGCCTTCCTGCTGCGTTCCCTCGCCGTCAACGGCTACGCCCCGAGCTTCGTCGACTGCGCCCGCTGCGGGCTGCCGGGACCGAACCGCTTCTTCTCCGTCGCGGCGGGCGGCGTCGTATGCGGCGACTGCCGGGTGCCCGGCAGCGTCGTACCCTCGGCTGAGGCCGTCGCCCTGCTGAGCGCCCTGCTCACCGGCGACTGGGAGACGGCGGACGCGTGCGAGGCGCGTCACGCCAGGGAGGGGAGCGGGCTGGTGTCCGCGTATCTGCACTGGCATCTGGAGCGCGGGCTGCGTTCACTGCGGTACGTGGAAAAGTGA
- a CDS encoding protealysin inhibitor emfourin, producing MRIQVSRTGGFAGIARHREIDTSQLADAKEWEALAGSALAEGQDTAPRGVPDGFSYRITVDGRTVHCADPRLTDAQRALISRVLKEGA from the coding sequence ATGCGGATTCAGGTGAGCAGGACCGGCGGCTTCGCCGGTATCGCGCGCCACCGCGAGATCGACACCTCCCAACTGGCCGACGCCAAGGAGTGGGAGGCCCTGGCGGGCTCGGCGCTGGCCGAGGGCCAGGACACCGCGCCCCGAGGGGTCCCGGACGGCTTCAGCTACCGGATAACGGTCGACGGCCGGACCGTGCACTGCGCGGACCCACGCCTCACCGACGCCCAGCGCGCCCTGATCTCACGCGTCCTGAAGGAGGGCGCGTGA
- a CDS encoding WxL protein peptidoglycan domain-containing protein, with translation MRSKLSVLLSALLTGALILLGAPAAGAADNGSWSVFPATADAGGRPYFYLSADPGATLTDRVTVTNKTGTPLTFRLYAADAYNTARDGGFAVRSRAEKQRAVGAWATAGRDRVTVKPHGSVTVPVTIRVPEDAEPGDHPGALVALDERIDPADAGAVAVGIQKAVGARIYLRVNGPTMPALSVDDVKVEHTQPLVPGTGTSRAVISYTLRNRGNVTLDPEVALKAKGLFGRTLLARDLKHVPSELLPHQAVRLTEEWAGAPQLEWGEITLTATARETRESASASYFALPWLVAGVLVALLAGGAALWTRARRRRRRAA, from the coding sequence GTGCGTTCCAAGCTGTCCGTCCTTCTGTCGGCCCTGCTGACCGGGGCCCTGATCCTGCTCGGCGCCCCTGCCGCCGGCGCCGCCGACAACGGCAGTTGGTCGGTCTTCCCGGCCACCGCCGACGCGGGCGGGCGCCCGTACTTCTATCTGTCGGCCGACCCCGGCGCCACCCTCACCGACCGGGTGACCGTCACCAACAAGACCGGCACACCGCTCACCTTCCGGCTGTACGCGGCCGACGCCTACAACACCGCGCGCGACGGCGGCTTCGCGGTCCGCTCACGCGCCGAGAAGCAGCGTGCCGTCGGGGCCTGGGCGACGGCGGGCCGCGACCGGGTCACCGTGAAGCCGCACGGCTCGGTCACCGTGCCCGTCACCATCCGCGTCCCCGAGGACGCCGAGCCGGGCGACCACCCCGGCGCTCTCGTCGCCCTGGACGAGCGCATCGACCCGGCCGACGCGGGCGCCGTCGCCGTGGGCATCCAGAAGGCCGTCGGCGCCCGGATCTATCTGCGGGTCAACGGCCCGACGATGCCCGCGCTCTCCGTGGACGACGTGAAGGTCGAGCACACCCAGCCCCTGGTCCCGGGCACCGGCACGTCCCGGGCCGTCATCTCGTACACCCTGCGCAACCGGGGCAACGTCACGCTCGACCCCGAGGTCGCCCTCAAGGCCAAGGGGCTCTTCGGCCGCACCCTGCTCGCCCGGGACCTCAAGCACGTCCCCTCGGAGCTGCTGCCGCACCAGGCGGTCCGGCTCACCGAGGAGTGGGCGGGCGCGCCGCAGCTGGAGTGGGGCGAGATCACCCTCACCGCGACCGCCCGCGAGACCCGCGAGTCCGCCTCCGCCTCGTACTTCGCCCTGCCCTGGCTGGTCGCCGGGGTGCTCGTGGCCCTGCTCGCCGGGGGCGCGGCGCTGTGGACACGGGCCCGGCGCAGACGCCGCCGCGCCGCGTGA